In a genomic window of Hippoglossus stenolepis isolate QCI-W04-F060 chromosome 17, HSTE1.2, whole genome shotgun sequence:
- the LOC118124355 gene encoding uncharacterized protein LOC118124355 — translation MSDASTSRDYHSISDMPQIYPESWSKFFLVLTGNTNNTHADFVKMIKNNGHTEVTAPEECDYCLLFCPITSQVGTDVGLSLRHIPENKPTILVVMYHTFECNHVVPDSRRLTDDPRVHLKVNCLFYEQRLLKSDCNDIVQFEIRKFLGFPQQGAGSSTTTVIDSKHCHVPPPPPPRPLPHPLSPTPLSPPPPFPFQQGIKPSLRTMWG, via the exons ATGTCAGACGCGTCCACATCCAGAGATTATCATTCCATTTC agaCATGCCGCAGATATATCCAG AGTCCTGGAGTAAGTTCTTTCTGGTCCTGACTGGAAACACGAACAACACTCATGCAGACTTTGTaaagatgattaaaaacaacGGACACACTGAGGTCACTGCTCCTGAAGAATGTGACTACTGTCTGCTCTTCTGTCCAATCACTTCACAAGTTGGAACCGACGTGGGTTTGTCCCTCAGACACATTCCTG AAAATAAACCGACGATCCTGGTGGTGATGTATCACACCTTTGAGTGTAACCACGTCGTACCTGACAGCAGGAGGCTGACGGACGACCCGCGCGTCCACCTCAAAGTGAACTGTCTGTTCTATGAGCAGAGACTGCTGAAGTCTGACTGCAACGATATCGTGCAGTTTGAGATCCGGAAGTTTCTTGGATTTCCCCAG CAGGG CGCCGGGTCGTCCACCACCACGGTCATCGACAGTAAACATTGCCACGTacctcccccaccccctccgCGCCCCCTACCCCACCCCCTTTCACCCACTCCTCTCTCCCCGCCCCCCCCCTTCCCT